CCAGATGGCGCGGACGGCATCCGGGTCGGGGATCAGTCCCAGCTCGGTGGCCGAGGCGAGTTGCTCGGCGAACTGCTCGGCGGCGTCAGCCAGTGGCCCCCCGCGGCCGCGGCCGGCGGGCGCCCCGCCGGGGGCAGGCCGGTGAAGAGCCGTAAGGAAGGCGGCCAAGCTGTCGGCCGCGTCCGCAGCACGCGTGGCGGGGGCGCGGTCGGCGGGTGTGCCCGGTACCCAGGTGGTGACGATCCAGGGCCGCGGAAACCGCTCGGAGGGCTCGCCGAGGCGCTGCGGGACGGGGACCGGCAAAGGAAGATGCGGGGCGAGGGAGGGCAGCCAGGCGTGCTCCTTGCGCAGCAGCACGTCCGCGGACTCCGTCGCCCAGGGCAACCGGACGGCGAGGTCGTCGCCGAGCCGCCACAACTGGTTGTCCCAGCCACGCGCGCCGAGCCTCAGAGGGTGGTCAGCCAGGTCGGGGTGCTGGTCGCGCAACAGATCCCGGACCAGTTCCGCGGTGATCTCGATCTCGGTGACGGTCATGCAGGGCAACCATAGTCGGCGCCGCCCGACCGCTCCCCCTCGCGGTACGGAGGTTCCCGCTGTCATCCCTCGTCGGTGGCGTCCTTGTCGCGCAGGGCCCGCACCCCGACCCGAAGGGCGGCTTCCCGCCGAGCTCGGAGACGCCATGGCGCACTTGAAGGAGGCACTGATCCTCGGAGCGGGCGATCTCACGCAGCGCCTGGCTCTCGGCGGGATCCCCTAACGGCCACGGGATCCTTGGGTGGCCCGAGCCCGCGCCGATCCGAGGTCGGGTATTCAGCGCCTGGTCTCGTACCTGGTCAGGACCACGCCGTCGGGAAACGTCCGGGTCTCCACCAGGTTCAGGTTCACCCAGTTGTCCAGGGCCGTGAAGAACGGCGTGCCGCCGCCCACCAGGACCGGGTGGGCGACGATCGCGTACTCGTCGATCAGCCCGGCCCGCATGGCCGCCGCAGCGAGGGTGGCGCCGCCGACGTCCATGGGACCGCCATCCTCAGTCTTGAGCCGGGTGATCTCGGTGACAGCATCGCCGGTGACCAGGCGGGCGTTCCAGTCGACCGCGCTGGTCGTCGAGGAGAACACCACCTTCGGCATGTCCCGCCAGCGGCGGGCGAACTCGGTCTGCGCCGGTGTGGCGCCAGGCTGCTGGTCGGCGGTCGGCCAGTGGGAGCTCATCGTCTCCCACAGTTTGCGCCCGTACAGCGCCAGGCCCGTCGCCCCCACCCGGTCGGACCACCACTGGAACAGCTCGTCGCTCGGCACGCTCCAGCCGAGGTCGTCGCCGGGCGCGACGATGTAGCCGTCCAGGCTCAGGTTCATGCCAAAGGTCAGTTTCCGCATGGCGTCAGTCTCCCGTGAGTCCGTATTCGGCGTACAGACCAAAACGGCGCGGATAATTCATCGGTCAGACCACACCGAGGGCCGGTTGGGGTCGCGGCAGTAATCGCGCCTCTCGGCCCTGACTTGCAGCGAGGCGACCTTCCAACGCATTCGCGATGACCTGAGCACCCTCGGCATCCCGGACGACATGACCCCCGCCAAGCTCCGCCTCGCCAGGGTGTCCATGGGGCAGCCCGACACCAACGTCGGCGACCTGTGCAAGGAGCTAGGCGTCACCCGTCAGACCCTCTACCGCCACGTCTCACCCACCGGCGAGCTCCGCGAGGACGGGCGCAAGCTCTTGTCCCGGGCCCGAGGCAAGTGAGCCGGCGGAGCCGTCCCCACAAGCGGATCCTTCAGCGGACACCATCTATGGAGACCGGAGTGGGCTCGCGTGTCAGGTTGCCTGGGGTCCCCAGGCGTGGCGGTTCCTCAAGGCGGGCTTCTTGCCCAGGTGACCCTCCCGCACCAGGATCGCCAGCGAGTCCATGACCACGCGTGAGCTTAGTAGCGCGGTCTGCTCGGCCCAGTCGTAGGGCGGGGCGCACTCGACGACCTCGAGCCCGGCCAGACCGGGTGCGGAGACCATGCGGATGAGGTTGAGCGCTTCCCGGGGCAGCAACCCGCCCGGTTCCGGCCAACCGGTGCCGGGGCTGAATCCGGAGTCGATCACGTCGATATCGAAAGACAAATAGACCGCTTTGGCGTCCTTCCAGGCGACTTCCAGCGCGGTTTCGGCGACCTTTTCGATGCCCACCCTTTCGATGTCACCGACGGTGATGATGGTGGTGCCCCGCTCACGGCTGACCTTGACCCCCGCTCGGGGCGGCTGCCAGCCTCCGATGCCGATTTGCACGAGGTTGGTGGCCGGGGCGTTGGTGAGGTTGGTGGCGTGGAACCACGGGGTGCTGTGCATCCGCTCGTCCAGGTCGGTCTCTTGGGTGTCGACGTGGCGGTCGAAGTGGATGATCCCGATGTTGCCGTCCACGTGTGGGGAGATGCCGCGGATCGTGGGGTATCCGATCGAGTGGTCCCCGCCCAGGACGACCGGGAAGACCCCGCGCTGGTAGACGTGGGCCATCGCTTGGCTGATTTGGTCGAAAGACTTCTCCAGATTGCCCGGAATCGTGAAGATGTCGCCGATGTCGACGATGTTCAGCTGCTCACGCAGATCTACCCCCAGCTCGTAGCTGTAGGTACCGAACACGTTGGTTGAGCGCCGGATCCCTTGGGGGCCGAATCGGGCACCGGGACGGTAGGTGGCCCCGGAATCCAGCGGCGCACCGAACACTGCGACCTCGGCGTCCTCGACCTCGTTGACGTCCTCCAGGTAGGGGGTGTTCAGGAATGTTCCGCGCTCACCGGCGAAGTGCGGCAGCTCCCCGCGGGAGAAGGTCGGGATCGTCCGGTCCACCAGTGTCGGGGAACCCGATAGGCCGTAGGCCAGACCCCGCTGGATCTCCTCGTCGTGGCGGAACTGCGAGAGGCGCGCCTCCGCCTCCATTGCCCACTTGCCCTCCTTCTGCGCGAAGGCATCGCTGTGGGAGTGCCCGCCGGGGCCGTGGGAATGGCTGTCCGGGTTACCCTCCGGGTGCTCGTGATCGGACATGACATCCTCCGTCCCGGCCGCCTGGCTGCGCCTCCGGGTGCGGCCGTCCTCATCGACAGGGCCACGCTTTGATCCTGTACCGAGACTAGCCCGCGGCCGTCGGGGCGTCCATCGCCCGCCGCTACACCAGCAGGAACGTCCGACCGCGGAGCCACGACTCCCGATCCTCCGGCGCAGCCCCGGTCGCCCGGGGAGGCTCAGGAGAACACTGCGATGCCATAGACCGCGAAGACCACGAGATGGGCTGCGCCGTGCATCGCGGTCACCTTCTGAGCGGCGAACGTCGTCACCGACAGCAGCAGCGTGACGCCCAGGAGCAGCAGGTTGGCCGGGGACTCGGCCAGCACGACGGCCTGACCGGTGAGCAGTCCGATGACGAGGACGACCGGGATGGTCAATCCGACGGTCGAGACCAGCGCGCCATGACACAGGTTGCTCACGCGCTGGATCTCACCCTGTAAAGCAGCGCGCACCGACGTGATCGACTCGGGCAGGAAGACGATGATCGCGATGAGGATGCCGGAGAGTGCGACCGGTGCCCCGACACGACCGAGCCCGTCGTCGAGCAGCGTGGCCATGTCGTGGGAGAGCAGCACGATGGGCAGGACGGTCGCGACGAGCAGTCCCATCCGCAGCAGCACTTCGGAGCGGTGCTCGGCGATGACCTGGACGATGTTGGTGTGCTCAGTCTCGGGACCGGCCGAGTCGTGCCCGGCGAGGCGGACGGTCAGCCGTGGATCGACCTCCCGGAAGTCAGCGGCCTGCTTGCCCATCTGGCGGACGAGGAAGAAGGCGTAGAGGCCGAGGGTCAGCACAATGACGGGAGTCTCCTGCCCCACTGTGTAGGCGCCGTCGCGGCCGATCAGGGCCGGCAGCGCGAGGGCCAGCGCGGAGAGCACCACGAGCAGGGCCAGGTACGCGGAGGTACCAGTGCGGTTGTGGCTGAGGTCACCGTGCTTGATGCCGCCGACGAGAAGTGACAGGCCGATGACCGCGTTGAGGATGATCATCGACACGGCCATCACCGAGTCCCGGGCGATGGTGGTGTGCTCGCCGGGGCCCAGCATGACCGCAGCGATGAGCACCACCTCAATCACCACGATCGACTCGACCCCCGGTCAGCGCCGCGGTGAGGTCGGCGGCGTCCAGAGGCGGCTCCTCCGGTCCGATCTGGGCGCTGCCGGCGGCCAGATCGGTGATGCGACGCACGGCGTCCAGCGGCTCCATGGGCATGCGGCGCTCCTCCCAGCGCCTGCGGGCCTCGCCGTCGGCGTGGCGCTCGGTGATGCGGAACAGGGCGGTGTAGACCCGCTCCCTGCGGGCTTCGCCGGGGTCGGGGCCGGTGCCGGGCCGGCAACCCGCACACCTGGCTGGGGCCGGCCTCCTGCGGCGGCCTGCTGGGCTCGTCAGGGGCGGTACCGGATCGGGTGGTCCTCGGGGACCTCGACCACGCAGATGCGCAGGCCGTCGGGGTCGGCGATCCACATCTCGACCAGCCCCCACGGCTCCTTGCGGGGTTCGCGCAGGATGGCCGCGCCGCGCCCGACCAGTTCCCGGTGGGCCTCCTCGGCGTCGGGCACCTGCATCCACAGTTGGGTCGCCGACGCCTCGGGCGGCCGGTCGGCGCCGGAGGAGACCTCCAGGAACCCGCCGCCGAGGAAGAACACGGTGCCGCGCCGGGGTCCGGTCCCGAACTCCCGGTAGACGGCCAGGCCGAGTGTGTCGCGGTAGAAGGCGCGGCTGCGCTCCAGGTCGGTGGGGCGGAGCAGGATGCGGCTGCTGAGAACGTTCATGCCGGTGGTTCTTCCGCCGATCGGCGGTTTCCATTCCCCCGAGCGGCCCCGGCTCGAAAGAGGCCGGCCGTCCGCGGTTCAGGGGTGTGTTCCGGCGGCGGCAGAGCACACGGCCTTTGAAGACCTCAGTGGGTTTTTCGCCTGGCCGGCCGGCGGATTGGGTGGAGTACGCCTGCGGTCAGGCGCGGCCGCGCAGGGGCTGCAGCTCGGTGGCCGAGGTGATGCGCCGCAGGGCGGTGAGTCCGGGCCGCGGGGCGGTGGCGAAGAGGCGGATGAGGAAGGGGCCCGGGACCGCTGCGGCGGCCACCCAGGAATCGGGCGTGCTGAGCACCGTGAACGCCTGCGCGGCGCCGTCGAGCGCGATGTGGCGCTGCGACCAGGCCGACCCTTCGGGCAGCGGCAGCGGCCGGGCGTCGAGGGCGCCGTTCATCCGCCGCTGCATGAAGTCGCGCTCCACGCAGAACCCGCGGACGTGCCGGGGGTCGGGCCCGGTGCCGGTGTCCCAGCGGCGCGTCGCGATCTCCACGCCGGCCTCCCCGGCGAAGTCCACGACGACCTTGGCCGGCAGCTCCTCGCCCGGATGCGTCGTGGTGGCGGTGATGCGGCCCTGCTCCGGGCCGTCGACGGGGGCGTAGAGCGGGATCGCGGCGAGCAGGTCCTGCAGCGCCACGCTGTGCGGGATGCGCGCGGCTCCCGCGTCGCCGGTGTCCACGTGCCGCTCCCCCTCGTCGCGCCCGGATGGGCCCGTCCTTCTCCCCCACCCGCTCCTCGCAGCGACGCTACCGCATGGGCGCGCGCGACCGGGGCGCGCTCACCGCCGCGCCGCCCCGTCGTCCTGCGCCTCGCCGCCGGGGGCGTGCAGGGAGCGCAGGATCTCGCCGAGTTCGTCGCCGATGCGCCGGTCCATGGCGCGGGCGAACTCGACGAGCACGGTGGTCTCGGCCACCGGGCGCAGCCGCTCCACGATCCGGGTCAGCCGGGCGATCTCCTCGGTGGAGGGCAGTTCGTCCCGCTCCTCGACCAGGTGCCGGCGCACCAGGTCGACGAAGAGCGCGGCGAGCCGGTCGGCGTGGTCCTGGACGTCGCGGCCGGCCCGCAGCACCGCCGACAGGGGGATGCCCTCGCGCACCAGCGTGGTCGAGGTCTCCAGCAGCCGGCGGCTGAGGTGGGCGACGTGGGCGCCCTCGTCGCGGATGTAGCCGAGCTCCTCGGCCTCGCGCAGCGCTTCGGGCGTCACCTGGTGGCCGTAGGCCGCCGAGAGCTCCTCCCAGCTCATCCGCACGGGCGCGTCGTCGCCCCAGGGGGCGGTGACCGCCTCTTCGAAGCCGAGCAGGTCGGCGACGTCGCGGCCCTTCTCCCAGGCGCTGAGCAGTTCGGCGATCCCGCCGAGGGTGTGGCCGCGCTCCAGCAGCCGGGCGATGACGCGCAGCCGGGCCAGGTGGGCCTCGGAGTACCAGGCGAGGCGGCCCGAGCGCCGGGGCGCGGGCAGCAGGCGGCGCTCCTGGTAGTAGCGGACGGTCCGGACGGGGACGCCGGCGGCCTCCGCGAGGTCGTCGATCCGGTACTCGCGCGTTCCGGGCTCGTCCGCCCCCTCGTCAACCACGACGCCAGCATAGTCGCGCCGAACTCTTCCAATGCTCATTGTCATGGTTTACGCTCAAGATCCTGCCAGTAAACACTGGCTCAATGATCGTGGTCGAGAGGGATTGGTATGGGATCGGGAAAAGACGCGTCCACGGCGCCCCCGCGGTCCGCGGCCCCGGGGCCGCGGCAGGACGCCGCCGGAGGCGACGGCACCGTCCGGCACGTGCGCGTGGCGGCCATCGGAGCCGGCTTCGGCGGGCTCGGCCTGGCCGTGCGGCTGCGCCAGGCCGGGATCACCGACTTCACGGTGCTGGAGCGCGCCGACTCCGTGGGCGGCACCTGGCGTGACAACACCTACCCGGGGTGCGCCTGCGACGTCCCCTCGCACCTGTACTCCTTCTCCTTCGCCCCCAACCCGCACTGGCCGCGCAGCTTCTCCGGCCAGCCGCACATCCGCGCCTACCTGGAGGAGGTGACCGAGCGCCACGGCCTGCGGCCGCACCTGGAGTTCGACAGCGAGGTCCTCGAAGCCCGCTGGGACGCCGCCGCCGCGCGCTGGCACGTGCGCACCTCCCGCTCCGAGCTCACCTGCGACGTGCTGGTCTCGGCCTCCGGCGCGCTGTCCGACCCCGCCATCCCCGACATCCCCGGCATCGACGCCTTCCCCGGAACCGTCTTCCACTCCGCGCGCTGGGACCACGACACCGACCTGACCGGAAAGCGCGTGGCGGTGGTGGGCACCGGCGCCTCGGCGATCCAGATCGTGCCCAGCATCCAGCCCGAGGTCGAACGGCTCGTGCTGCTGCAGCGCACCCCCGCCTGGGTGATGCCGCGGGCCGACCGCCGCATCACCCGGGCCGAGCAGTGGATGTACCGCAACGTCCCGCTGGCCCAGCGGATCAGCCGCAGCGGGATCTATCTGACCCGGGAGTCCTCCGTCGGCGCGTTCGTGCGCTTCCCCGCCCTGCTGCGCCTGGCCTCGGGACTGGCGCGCCGACACCTGCGCCGCGCGGTCAAGGACCCCGGGCTGCGCGCCAAGCTCACCCCCGACTTCACCATGGGGTGCAAGCGCATCCTGCTGTCCAACGACTACTACCCGGCGCTGGCCCGGCCCAACGTCGACGTGGTGGCCTCGGGGCTGGCGGAGGTGCGGGGCAGCACGGTCGTGGCCGCAGACGGAACCGAGCACGAGGTCGACGCGATCGTCTTCGGCACCGGCTTCCAGGTCACCGACATGCCCATCGGCGAGCGCGTCTTCGGCGCCGCCGGCCGCTCCCTGGCCCAGGAGTGGCGGAGCGGCATGCAGGCGCTGCGCGGCACCGCCGTCGCCGGCTTCCCCAACTTCTTCACGATCGTGGGCCCCAACACCGGGCTCGGCCACACCTCGATGATCTTCATGATCGAGTCCCAGCTCAACTACGTGATCGACGCGCTGCGCCGCCTGGAGGCGCCGGGGGTGGCCGCGATCGAGCCCAAACCCGAGGCCCAGCGCGCCTGGAACGACGACCTGCACCGCAGGATGGGGCGCACCGTGTGGTCGACGGGCGGCTGCGCGAGCTGGTACCTCGACGCCAACGGGCGCAACACCACGCTGTGGCCCGGCTCCACCATGCGGTTCCGGCGCGCGACCCGCCGGCTCAAACCCTCGGAGTACTCCCCCATCGCCCCGCCCGCCTCCCCGCCGACCGCGCCGGCGGCCGCCCCCGAGCACACCATCGCGGTGGAGGCCTCCCGATGAGCGCCCGCGCCCGCTCCACCGCCGCCGCGCCCCGGCCCCGCCGCGAACTCGACGTCGCCTCGGCCGACGGCACCCGCCTGCACGCCGAGGTGCACGGCCCCTCCGACGCCCCCGTGGTCGTGCTCAGCCACGGCTGGACCTGCTCGACCCTGTTCTGGGCCCCGCTGCTGCGCGCGCTGCCGCCCCGGATGCAGGTCGTCGTCTACGACCAGCGCGGGCACGGGCGCAGCGCGGCCCCCGGCCGCGACGGCTACAGCACCGCGGCCCTGGCCGACGACCTGTGCGCCGTGCTGGAGGCGTGCGTGCCCGAGGGCACCCGGGCCGTGCTGGCCGGGCACAGCATGGGCGGCATGACGCTGCTGGCCGCGGCCGACCGCCCGCAGTTGCGCGCCCGCACCGCAGCGGTGCTGCTGGCCAACACCGGCAGCGGCCGCCTGGTCCGGGAGCTGCGGGTGCTTCCCCTGGCCGGGCGGCTGCCGCGGCTGCGCGCCGCGACCCACCGGCTGCTGCTCAAGGCCCCGGTGCCGCTGGGCCCGGTCACCCCGCTCAGCCGCTCGGTGCTGCGCTACGTCACCATGGGGCCGGGCGCCGGGCCCGAGGCGATCGACCTCTGCGCCCGCATCGTGCACGCCTGCCCGCCGCCGGTGCGCTCCCGCTGGGCCGGGGTCCTGGCCGGCCTGGACCTGGAGGCCGCCGTGGCGCGCCTGGACGTCCCCGCCGCCGTCCTCGTCGGCTCGGCCGACCGGCTCACCCCGCCCCCGCACGCCCGCCGCCTCGCCCGAGGACTGCCGCACCTGGAGGAACTGGTCGAGCTGCCCGGCATCGGGCACATGACCCCCTTGGAGACCCCGGACCGGGTCGCCGCCATGATCGACGACCTCGTCCGCGCCCACCTGGAGACCCCAGCCGCCCGGTCGGGCGAGGCCGGCGCCCCCCCGCACCCCCGCCGCCCAGGAGGAGACGACGTGAGCAGGCACAGCAGCCTCGACGGCCAGGTCGCCGTCGTCACCGGCGCGGCCCGCGGCGTGGGCGCCCTGCTCGCCCGCCGCCCGCGCCGAGGACCCCGCCGCGCCGTAGCGGTCTCTCCGCGGGCCGCCCGCGGCCGGTGTCCACAGGTGGGGGTCGCCGTAGTACTCGCCGAAAACCGGGCGGATATGGCTGAGTCAGGCTGCTGAGCTGGTGGTCTTCGGGGTTCTGGCCGGAAGCGCCCGTTTCGCCCGGGGATGGGTCGGTGAGGCACTTCAGGGACGGATGACGATCTTACCGGTGTGCCGGCTCTGGACGAACAGCCGCTGCGCCTGGTGAATCTCGGTGAGCGGATAGCGTCCGGCGATGCGGGGCCTGATCCGTCCGGTGCGGGCGGTCTGGACGAGCTCGGCGAAGTGCTCGCGGGTGTGCATGGACGAACCGATCAGCCGCCGGTTGTGCAGGTAGAGGCGCCGCAGGTCGAACGGCACCACTGGCCCGGCGACGGCCCCCGCGATCACCCACCGTCCGTCGTCGGCCAGCAGGGGGAGGAGCTGTTCGACCAGGGGTCCGCCGGCGACGTCGGCGACGACCGCGAGCCCGGCGGGGCTTAGTGACCGGACCTGCGAGGCGAGGTCGTTGTCGTCGCGGGCGAGGACGTGGGCAGCGCCAGCGGCGCTGACCTGGTCGGCTTTGGCGCGGCTGGTGACCGCGATGACGGTGGCGCCGCGGGCGGCCGCGAGCTGTACCAGCGCCAGCCCCACTCCGCCGGAGGCGCCGGTGACCAGCACCGTCTCCCCGTCGTGGAGTTCGACGCGTTCGAGCATGCCCATCGCGGTGCCGTAGGCCACCGGCAGGCACGCCAGCTGCTCATCCGAGAGCGGCGAGTCGGTCATGTTGTGGGCCTGATCGGCCGACACCGCGACGTATTGGGCGAACCCGCCGTCGGCCTCGCTGCCCAGCAATCCGACAGGTGGGGCTTGCGCGCTCTCGTCGCGATACAGCGCTGGATCGACCAGCACCCGTCGCCCGACGAGGTGCTCGGCCACGCCGGAGCCGACGGCGGCCACCGTGCCGGCGATGTCGCCGCCCTGGATGCGCGGGAACGCGATCGCGCCACGCCACCCCGCAAGCGCGTCCGGTTGTCCGGGCAGGCCATAGGCGCCTTGCCGGGTCCAGATGTCGGTGTTGTTCACCGCCGCAGCAGTCACCCGCACCAGCAGTTCCCCGGCACCCGGCCGTGGTACGGGCACATCATGACGCAGATGCAGGGCATCGAGCTCGCCGTGAGCCACCAAGACGGCAGCCGTCATTACTTCATCCACCCGTACACCCTGGCATGGCTCTAAGCAGCGGACACAGCGGCACCAGCCGAACTCGCATGGCGCTCGTCAACCGAATGGTACGGCGGATCGGTGCGGGATCGGCAACCGTTACACGCGCAGGCCCGCACCCGCTGGTCGTCGGTGGCACCGTCCTCGCCGCGGCGGGCATGGCGGTGACCGCGCTGATCGCGCTGTGCGCCTGCACGCCCGGCGCGCCCCGGCCGAGCTCGTCATCGAGGCCGACCCCGCCGAGGCCGCCCCGCCCGAACCGGAGATCGACCGGGGCCGAGCAGCGCCCGGCGCGCCCGGGGCGCCTTCAGAAGTCCTGGCCCGACCCTCCGACCGAGCCGGGGACCCCGGCCCGCATCCGCTGCAGGTGCAGGTGGCGGAAGAGGCGGATCACCGGGCGGATGAGCAGCTCCACGCTGCCGGCGAGGAACATCCAGGTGCCGGCGGTCATCAGGGACTCGGAGAAGAACATGGTGCTGCCGGTGACGAACCAGACGGCGATGAGGATGTCGTTGGCGATGCTGAGGACCTCGTAGCGCCGCCGGACGACGAGTTCGTCGCGGCCGATGCGTATGGTCAGGGCGTCGTCATCTCCGGATCGCGTCATCCTTCGAGTCTGCCAGGACCTCGCCGAGCTTCTCGGCGTTGGCCTCGCGGCGGGCGAAGACGTCGTTGCGCATCTCGTTCATCTGCTTGAGCACCTTCTTGCGCTCGCGCTTGGGGAGTCGGTCGATGTAGAGCCGGCCCAGGGTGTGGTCGGTCTCGTGCTGCAGGCAGCGGGCGAAGTAGCCGGTGCCCTCGATGGCCAGCGCCCTGCCGTCCTTGTCGAAACCGCGCACGACCGCGTGCTCGGCGCGGGCCAGGTCGGCGTGCGGGCCGGGCACCGACAGGCAGCCCTCGCTCTCCACCAGCAGGCCGCCCTCGCCGGGGTCGCGCTCGTCCAGCACCGGGTTGACGACGTGGCCGACGTGGCGCACCCCGTCGTCGTCGGGGCAGTCGTAGACGAACAGGCGCAGGTCGACGTCGACCTGGTTGGCGGCCAGCCCCACGCCCTCGGCGACATACATCGTCAGGAACATGTCGTCGATGAGCTTGGCCAGCTCGGGCGTGCCGAACTCGGTGACGTCGGCGTTGCGCCGGTGCAGCGCGTCCTCGCCCACGGCGGTGACCCGCAGCACCGAGCCGCGCCGGGCCTCCGGGGCGATCTCGGGGTAGGAGTCCACCGGCTCGCCCTGCACCCTGACCCGGGTGTCGGCGGGGTGGTCGGAAACGTGCTGCTCGGACATTGCTTCGCTCGTCTTTCACCTGATCCGAAAAACCTTGGGTCGCCACCGCGGCGCCCTTTGCAAGGTACCCGCTCACCCCCCGGACCAGGAATTCGGGCCGCTGTTCAGGCAGGGGCCCGCCCGTCCGCGGCCGCGCCTCCGGGGGCGGCCTCTTCCCGCCGGAGGACGGCGCCGGGGCGGGGTCCGATCAGGCGAAGCCGCGGACCTCCCTGGCGGTGTAGGGGCCCTCCAGCATCGCGGCCTCCTCGTCGGTCAGCTCCAGCGACAGCGAGGCGATCGCGTCGTCGAGGTGGTGCGGCTCGGTCGCGCCCACGATCGGCGCGGTGACCGCCGGGTGGCGCGACACCCACGCCAGCGCGACCTGCGCGCGGGACACGCCGCGCTCGTCGGCGACCTTGGCGACGGCCTCGACGATCGCGCGGTCGTCGTCGCGGTACAGCGTCTTGCCGAACTCGTCGGTCTCCGTGCGCGCCGTGGCCGTGCCCCAGTCGCGGGTGAGGCGGCCGCGGGCCAGGGGGCTCCACGGGATCACGCCGACGCCGGCGTCGGCGCACAGCGGCAGCATCTCCCGCTCCTCCTCGCGGTAGAGCAGGTTGTAGTGGTTCTGCATCGTGGCGAACCGCGTCCAGCCGTTGCGTTCGGCCACGCGTAGCGCCTTGGCGAACTGCCAGGCATACATCGAGGAGGCGCCCACGTAGCGGGCCTTGCCGGCCTTGACCACGTCGTGCAGCGCCTCGACGGTCTCCTCGATCGGTGTCGCGGGGTCCCACCGGTGGATCTGGTACAGGTCCACGTAGTCGGTGCCCAGCCGCCGCAGGCTGTGGTCGATCTCGGCCATGATCGCCTTGCGCGACAGCCCTCCGCCGTTG
This sequence is a window from Spinactinospora alkalitolerans. Protein-coding genes within it:
- the def gene encoding peptide deformylase, which produces MSEQHVSDHPADTRVRVQGEPVDSYPEIAPEARRGSVLRVTAVGEDALHRRNADVTEFGTPELAKLIDDMFLTMYVAEGVGLAANQVDVDLRLFVYDCPDDDGVRHVGHVVNPVLDERDPGEGGLLVESEGCLSVPGPHADLARAEHAVVRGFDKDGRALAIEGTGYFARCLQHETDHTLGRLYIDRLPKRERKKVLKQMNEMRNDVFARREANAEKLGEVLADSKDDAIRR
- a CDS encoding zinc-binding dehydrogenase; translated protein: MTAAVLVAHGELDALHLRHDVPVPRPGAGELLVRVTAAAVNNTDIWTRQGAYGLPGQPDALAGWRGAIAFPRIQGGDIAGTVAAVGSGVAEHLVGRRVLVDPALYRDESAQAPPVGLLGSEADGGFAQYVAVSADQAHNMTDSPLSDEQLACLPVAYGTAMGMLERVELHDGETVLVTGASGGVGLALVQLAAARGATVIAVTSRAKADQVSAAGAAHVLARDDNDLASQVRSLSPAGLAVVADVAGGPLVEQLLPLLADDGRWVIAGAVAGPVVPFDLRRLYLHNRRLIGSSMHTREHFAELVQTARTGRIRPRIAGRYPLTEIHQAQRLFVQSRHTGKIVIRP
- a CDS encoding YrhK family protein, whose amino-acid sequence is MTRSGDDDALTIRIGRDELVVRRRYEVLSIANDILIAVWFVTGSTMFFSESLMTAGTWMFLAGSVELLIRPVIRLFRHLHLQRMRAGVPGSVGGSGQDF
- a CDS encoding aldo/keto reductase, with product MEYVKLGSTGLDVSRICLGCMSYGEPGRGKHAWTLGEESGRPFIKRAVEAGVNFFDTANVYSDGSSEEIVGRALAEYADRDEIVLATKVRGRMRPGPNGGGLSRKAIMAEIDHSLRRLGTDYVDLYQIHRWDPATPIEETVEALHDVVKAGKARYVGASSMYAWQFAKALRVAERNGWTRFATMQNHYNLLYREEEREMLPLCADAGVGVIPWSPLARGRLTRDWGTATARTETDEFGKTLYRDDDRAIVEAVAKVADERGVSRAQVALAWVSRHPAVTAPIVGATEPHHLDDAIASLSLELTDEEAAMLEGPYTAREVRGFA